The Amycolatopsis japonica nucleotide sequence ACACGGTCGGCAACATCTCGGCCAAGCAGGAGCAGTCGTTCCAGGCGCATCAGCAGGCCGCGCAGGTGATGCACAACTACGACCAGTCGCTCTTCGACGTCAATTCCAAGCAGCCCACCTTCGCCCCGCCGCCGGAGATGGGCGAGTCGACGACGGCGTCCGGGTTTTCCGGGGGCACCGAGCCCAGGGGCTTCAGCGGCGGGCCGGGGCCTGGGCCCAACAGTGGTCCAGGGCCAGGAGTGCCGGGTGGTCCGAGCGGGCCGACGCCGGGGCCCGGGATCACCACGGGCGGCGGGCACACCGGCGTGCCGGGGCCCAATCAGCCGGTCAGCGGGCCGCCGGGGTCGTTCCGGCCGGGGCCGGGGCCGGGTTTGGCGGCGATGAACGGGCCTGGTCCGACCGGGCTCGGGCGGCTGGGCAGCGAGCAGTATCGCGGCAAGCCCGGCCGGACGACGAGCGGGCCGGGCGGCAGTGCGGCGAACCGGTTGACCAGTGGCGGGTTCGGGCGCAACGGCGGGTCCGGCAACGTCGCCGAGCGGCTCGCTGGTGGCAAGGTTTCGGCCGGTGACGCCGAGAAGCTCGCGGGCAAGGGCGGCGGGTCCGGGTCGGGCAAGCTGCCGGAGGAGCGCGTCACCCGGGGTGGCGCGGCCGCGGCGGGCAAGAGCGGCGGGCACGGACCGATGGGGGCCGGCGCGCCCGGTGGCAAGGGGCAGAAGGAAGAGGACAAGGAAAAGAAGGCCCCGAACTACCTGCAGGAGGAAGACGCCGACGTCTTGTTCGGCGGCTACGACGGCGAGATGAAGCCGGTGCCGCCGGTGATCGGCGACAAATCCCCGTAAGACGAAGCGGGCCGTTCGGGAGCGAATCCCGAACGGCCCGTTCTCATTTGTACACCGGCGACGGCGGTGTCCCGCCCTCGAGTTTGTTCCCGATCCATTTGGCGTAGATCGCCTGCCACGCGCCACCGCGGACGTTCTCCAGCACGGCGTTCACGTACCGCACCATGTCCTCGTTCTCCTTCGGGATACCGATGCCGTAGTTCTCCTCGGTGAACCGGTCCCCCACGATCTTCAGCGTCGGGTCCTGCGCGAGCATCCCGGCGAGGATGACGTCGTCCGTCGACACCGCCTCGACCTGCTTCTGCTGCAGCATCACCAGGCAGTCCGACCAGTTGTCCACCGAGACCGGCACCGGCTTCGACGGATCCGCCGCGATCTTCGTCAGCGAGGTCGACGTCTTGGTCGCGCACACCCGCCGCCCGGCGAGGTCCGAAAGCTGCCCGACCTTCGAGCCGGATTCGACCAGGATCCGTTGCCCCGCTTGGTAATAAGCGGTCGAGAAATTGACCTTCTTCAGCCGGCTGCAGGTGATGCTGTACGTCCGCACCACGATGTCGACCTGCTTCTTCTCGAGCACTTCTTCCCGCAGTTTCGACGGGATGGCCCGGAACTGGACGCGGCCTTCCGCGCTGCCGAAGATCGCCTTCGCGATCTCGTTGACCATGTCGATGTCGAAACCTTCGAGCTGGCCCGACGTCGGATTGCGGAAGCCGAACAGGAACGTCGTCTGGTCGACGCCCGCGACGAGCTTGCCGTTCTCCTTGATCTTCGCCATCGTCGATCCGCTGGTGATCGACGTGCCGCTGGTCGGCCGCAGGCTGGCCAACGGGTTGCAGCTCGTGTCGGTCGTTCCGCCACCGCCGGCGTTGTCGGCGCCGCCGACGTTCGCGGGCAGCGGCGGCGCGACGTCGCCGACGGGTGCCGGGTCGACCGGCGCCCCTGCGCTGCCACAAGCCGTCGCCAGCACCAAAACCGCGCCGAGCACGGCCGTTCGCAGACCGTTCCGCATCACCGGTACTCCCTCAGCCGTTCACGGATTCCCAGGGCCGACCCCGCCGCCGCCAGCACCGCCAGCACCGCGATGCCCGGCGCGAGCAGGGTCAGGGCGCGGTCTGCGCCGCGGGTGTCGTCGAGGAATTCCTGTCGTCCCACGTTGATCGCGGCCACCAGGTTCTCGTCGAGCCGCAGGAACGCCCCGGCCGCGCTGTCCTTCTTGTCGTCGCGGGTGGCCGTGGCGACGGCGTCCTGGTAGAAGCCGTCTTCGTCCTGCCGCCGTACCTCGCCGTGCGCCTTGAACCACGCCGACGCCGCCTGGATGGCCGCGTCCACCTTCTCCGCGGCCGCGCCGCCCGCCGCGAGTCCGCGGGCCTCGCCCAGCAGACCGCCTTGGCCGTCCGTCCCGCCGAGTTGCGCGGCGAGATCGCCGAAGTTCTTTTCGTACGCCGCGCCGTCGCCGCGGGCGACGAGGGTCAGCGTTTCGTCGGCGCGCGCCTGCAGCGCCGCGATCCTCGCCCGGACGAGCACGTCCACCTGGTGCGAGCCGTCTTCCTCACCGCTGCCGACGAGGGTGCTCTGCACGATCAGCGCGACCGCGCCCCACAGCAGGGCGACCACCACCGACGCGGTCGCGACGACGAGCCCGACGTTCAGCAACCGGTTGGTCTTCCGCGTCAGGTGCACCTGGGTGACGATCAGCGCGGCGAGCAGGGCGAGCATCAAAGCCGTTGCCAGCCAAGGGAATCCGGTCGCGTCGTCCTGTTCGGCGGCGAGCCGGTCGGTGTCGGTCCGGTAGAGATCCTGTGCGGCGGGAAGGATTTTCGCCCGCATCAGTTCGGACGCCTCGCGCAGATACGAGGCACCGACGGGATAACCCTGCCGGTTGTAGACGCGTGCGGTCTCGATCAGTCCCGTGTAGACGGGGATTTCGCGGCCGAGGATGTTGATCTGCTCGGCCGCCTTGCCCGCGCCGGACGAGTCCGATGCCGCCCTCGCCAGCGCCGCGCCGGCCTCCGCGATGTCGCGGTCGTACCGCTGGCGCATCAAGGGCGGCTCGGTGCCGATGGAGAGGAACGAACTGGCGGCCGTCGCGTCGGCGTCCGAAAGCGCGCGATAGACCTGTTGCGCGGCGGCGGCCAGCGGTTCGCGGTGGTCGATCAGGCCGTTGATCGTGTCCTTCTTGTCCTGTGCCGCCAGCGTGCCGAACAGCCCGGCGACCAGCGACAGCAGGACGAGCCCGATCGCGATCACCGACAACCTGCCCGGCGTGGTCGCCGCGGAGCGGACGATCGCGCGGATCCCGTTCCCCGGCAGCTCGAGCAGCCCGGCGATCCCGCCGCGGCCTTCCGGCGCGGGGGGTGGCGCGGGGCTCCCCGGCCGGGTCACAGTGCTCGTCATCGCCGATCCTCCCCATTGGCTCTATCCGCAAAGAAGGTATCCGAGTCGGGATCAGCGCAGCCAGTGACACCAGGGTGTGTCATCGGCACGTGATCTCCGGGCCGTACCGCACGATTGCGCACACCGAAGGTCAAGCCCGGACGGCGGGCGCGACGGAGTGCGGCAGGACGTCGCCGTCGGCGGGCCGCTCGACGACGACCTCGACGTCGTCGTCGAACCGGTACGGCCTGGCCAGCAGGAACCCGCCGAAATGCCGCCTCATCCTGGACATCTCCGCGCGGACGGTGACGGTGCGCCCGGCGTCGCCGAAGAGGTCGAGCGACAGTTCCGAGGCCGACCTCCCCTGACGATGGCGCGCGAGGACGTACAGCATCTCCGCGTGCCGTGGGCTCAGCCGATGCGACCAGGTGCCTGCCGCGCCCGAGACGCGCAGCGTGCTTTCCCGCGACGACCTCAGATCGAGCACGACCCGGGTCGGCGACGCGTCCTCCTCCTCGGTGAGCCGGACGAGCCAGCCGCCGGGCAGTGGCTCCAGCAGGCAGTTGCCGTACGTCGGCAGCCAGGTGCGGCCGGGGGCGGCGTCGTTCGGCAGCGCGATCCGGCCGACCGGGACGAGCCCCGCCGAGGCCGCGATCCAGCCGTGCGGGTCGGTGATGACCGCCCGGCCCTTCACCTTGGCGAGCAGGGGCGTGGCCAGGCCGCGTAACCGTTCGAGATCCGAGAGGTGCGTGGTGCGCAGATGCGCTTCGGCGAGCTTCGCGACCGCGTCGACCAGGGCGAGGGTGGACGGATGCACGGTGGAAGCCGGTCCCGAGAGGTCGACGGCGCCGAGCAGCCTGCCGTTCCTCGGATCGTGCAGTGGCGCGGCGGCGCAGGTCCAGTCGTGCTGGTTGCTGACGTAGTGCTCGGCCGAGTAGACCTGCACCGGATGCCTGGCGACCAGCGCCGTCCCGATGGCGTTGGTGCCCGTGGCGGGTTCGTGCCAGTCCGCCCCTTCGACGAAGCCGAGCCCGTCGGCGCGACGGCGGACCGCGGTGCTGCCGTCGCGCCAGAGCACCCGGCCGTCCGCGTCGACGACGACCATGATGTGCGCGGCCTGCTCGGCGAGGCCGATCAGACCGCCGCGAAGGGCGGGGAGGACGGTCGCGAGGCCGCTGCCCCGACGCCGGGCTTCCAGCTGTTCCGGGGCGAGCGGAGGAGTCGGCGAGCCGTGGTCCGGGTCCAGGCCCAGCCGCCGCATACGCTGCCAGGACGCGCCGATCACCGCACGTGGCCTGCCCGGGAGCGTGGTCCCGGCGAGCGCGGCCTCGCGCACTTCGGCGAGGGCACGCGCGTGCCGCCGCGGATCCGCACCGACCGGCAGCGCCGCCTCGAGCTGCACCTGGCCTACTCCTTCTGCTCTGTTCAGGCCAGTGTGCCCGCGTGCGCCGGGGAGCGGAAGGTCTCTGTGACCTGGGCTAGGGCAAGGGTGCGTCCGCCAGGCGGGGCGTGGGAAGGGCCGGCGTCGGTTTCCGGCCGAGCAGCAGGCCGGTCCGGGTGGCCTCGGCCATCACGGCGCGGACGTCGACGCACCACGGCCCGTCGGGTTTCAACTCGACGAAAGCGCTCTCTCCTGGTTTGAGCACGAAATGCGGCTGGCCGTCCAGCGCGATGGAGCCGCCGCCCGCGGCGAGATCGACGCGGACCCCGGCTTCCAGCACGCTCCAGCCGCGTACGCCCACCTCCCGCACCTCGCCGGGCGCGATCGGCGCCTGTACGACGTACGGCGTCTCGTCGACCGGTCCGAGCGAGACCGCGACACCGTCCACAGTGGACTTCGGGCTGGGACACAGCCGTCCTGGGATGCTCGACAGCCCGACCCCGTCCGGAACCGCGAAAGTGCAGTACAGCTCGGTCAGCGAC carries:
- a CDS encoding glutamate ABC transporter substrate-binding protein; the protein is MRNGLRTAVLGAVLVLATACGSAGAPVDPAPVGDVAPPLPANVGGADNAGGGGTTDTSCNPLASLRPTSGTSITSGSTMAKIKENGKLVAGVDQTTFLFGFRNPTSGQLEGFDIDMVNEIAKAIFGSAEGRVQFRAIPSKLREEVLEKKQVDIVVRTYSITCSRLKKVNFSTAYYQAGQRILVESGSKVGQLSDLAGRRVCATKTSTSLTKIAADPSKPVPVSVDNWSDCLVMLQQKQVEAVSTDDVILAGMLAQDPTLKIVGDRFTEENYGIGIPKENEDMVRYVNAVLENVRGGAWQAIYAKWIGNKLEGGTPPSPVYK
- a CDS encoding GAF domain-containing protein yields the protein MQLEAALPVGADPRRHARALAEVREAALAGTTLPGRPRAVIGASWQRMRRLGLDPDHGSPTPPLAPEQLEARRRGSGLATVLPALRGGLIGLAEQAAHIMVVVDADGRVLWRDGSTAVRRRADGLGFVEGADWHEPATGTNAIGTALVARHPVQVYSAEHYVSNQHDWTCAAAPLHDPRNGRLLGAVDLSGPASTVHPSTLALVDAVAKLAEAHLRTTHLSDLERLRGLATPLLAKVKGRAVITDPHGWIAASAGLVPVGRIALPNDAAPGRTWLPTYGNCLLEPLPGGWLVRLTEEEDASPTRVVLDLRSSRESTLRVSGAAGTWSHRLSPRHAEMLYVLARHRQGRSASELSLDLFGDAGRTVTVRAEMSRMRRHFGGFLLARPYRFDDDVEVVVERPADGDVLPHSVAPAVRA
- a CDS encoding ATP-NAD kinase; this encodes MGEAVAGIVANPASERDIQSLRSALRVAGVGRVMVWTDAGKIIGTVRRMVDAGASVLICLGNATMMRAAAAACGDVPLLMLPAGGADESAVAGLAAGLVATHQVDTDLVTNRATVLEVVTKARREIALIDVSVCSESRWDPASLTELYCTFAVPDGVGLSSIPGRLCPSPKSTVDGVAVSLGPVDETPYVVQAPIAPGEVREVGVRGWSVLEAGVRVDLAAGGGSIALDGQPHFVLKPGESAFVELKPDGPWCVDVRAVMAEATRTGLLLGRKPTPALPTPRLADAPLP